In Lolium rigidum isolate FL_2022 chromosome 7, APGP_CSIRO_Lrig_0.1, whole genome shotgun sequence, the DNA window TAGGGCTTCTTTTTTCACATCTCCTATTAGTCcttgttttactttttttttcgtATTTCTTACCCGTTTCGATGAATAAATTGCACGCATATTTTACGACGATTTTTTATGGataaaattaagcaacaaaatattaattatattatatgtacttagcatcattagaattatATTAAAAATATTTCTAATAATGCTAATTTTATACCGAGAATATGTACATACTTAAGTAATTTTTGGTTAAAAAACACGGAAAACGAAAGTGTTTTATTCTTTGGAATGGAGGAGGTATTAAACAAGTGACTGTTTTAAAATTAGGGCATGGTCACTTATTGATTGTCTCATCACATTCTCTCACTCCTTTTGTGTATAGCATGGCTCAATCAACACAACCCTTTTTTAGCCAATTTTTTCCCGAACTTTTCATTCTGCTATGAGAGAAGCGGAAGTCAGGAGAGGGCTTCCACCGCCAAGTGATAAAATGGTTCCATCTGGTTGTTCTTTCCTTCCACCTTCGACCCTCGCCCCACCTCTATTCCACCGCCACATCCCCATCCAATCACGGCAGACAACGCCACCTCCCTCATCTCCTACGGCCGTCACCCCTACCTCCTCATTCATCCCGATGTAAGCATTGTCCTCCAGTGGCGTAGCTACAACCAAGTCACGGGGGGCCGCCGCACCCGCCCCCAGCCCATGGGCTTTTCTCAAAGGAAGACCATGTAATTGGGTCATTTGCCCCCCCCCCCGATTTGGAAAAAATAGGCTTAGGGTAGTCATTTCAGCCCATTTGCCCCCCTTGCAGTtggcccaagctccgccactgttgtcctccaacaagctcaagatcatgagcACGCCTCGGTTAGATCCACGGGTGTCTTCCTTCGATTTCGAATCCCATCACCCGAGCAATGGCATGGGCCATAACTCGTCGCAAGCGAAGCTACCAGGGAGGCATCGATCGATTTCTTCTTTGCCGAGTGTGGACCATGGCAATTCCTAGTGCCTTTTGTGGGCGTTCGCATACCCCCTCGCGTTACTAGAAAATAATTTTATGAGACCTGGTCCACAAATTTACCTATGTAGACCAATCCTTGCAATTGACATGTTGCACACATGGTAGTTTAGATCTAATAGCAGACAACCAAATCTCGTATAATTTTCTCTACTGGCCACATGTTATTTGCTGGAGTTGGTCCACAAAGATAATCGGTGAACCAGCTTCCATAAAATTATTTTCCCATTTCGTTGGACCTAGCCCATTTCATTCCCTTTGTTTCCATTTCTCTTGTCAGGTCTCATGTGTGGACACTGGACAAAGTATCGATCGGGTTGAAACCCCCCAAAAAAATTATGCATTGGACACGCTAAAAAAAGGTATCGATCGAGACTTAAAAACGTACTATCAAAAGTTTTAGAAAGAAAGTACCGACTGAAGTTataaagagacttcttggcttcttgTCTTTTCTGATTCTATTTCTTCTTAAGTTCAAAAAAAATTCTATTTGGTTTTCTTGCtacattttttttgtttctctttcaATTTTTCtaatctttttcctttttttaccgctataatatttccccttttttgggttttcactttatttttctatttaaggTTTTTCACCTACCTTTTCCACGAATACATGAATATTTATCAACATACATTAACATTTATTATTGCTCCCaccgttcctaaatacttgtcacTGATTCAATAAACATAGACATATGTTAGCCTACATTTTGCCTAAAGCTGTGATGAGTATTTAGGGCCGGAGgaggtactattttgtatttacatgtttttgtcattccattttttCTGGAAGCATGAATACATTTTGAGAAAGTGAAAATAttcataaaatttgaaaaaaacgTTAATGTTTTATAAAAAAACAATGGTCAGATAATGTTTACAGCattaaaaaaatcacgagttaaaaAATAGTATGTTCATGGATTCAATAAAATATTCACGAGTTTGAAAAAAAGTACCTTCACGGATCCAAAAAAATGTTCACGAGGTTCATACAAGTATGTTCATTGATTTAATAAAAATGTTCACAAGATCTGAAGAAATGAACATCCGGGCATTCGAAAATATATTCACGGGTTCAAACAATTATTGATGGATTCAGAAAAAATGTGAACATTATACAACTTAGCTCAGTGTGCACCAAATGTGGTTGGGAACATTATATGTTCTCTGTGGGGTCAATGAAGAGAACCGCGGATTGACCCAAGCAGTTGTTGGCTTGCGAAAATGGAGGACCACAATTTGCTCTTCATTTTAAAGCTAATTAGCTCATCATTGGTACCATCTTAGTATATTTCTTGCCTCATGGAGCAAGATGGAAATATTTTGAAGGTATGTTCATATCATTTACTAATCCATCTTTCTTGTTTATCTTGTATAGTCTATGTGTGGGTGCATTTGGACATATCAACTTTTTGTCATCGACCATCGGAGTTTCACTAGTTTTTGGGGAGTTCTTGCTAATTTCTATATTATCTACGATTGGCGCATATGAGCATTTGAATGTGTTATGGACTTGCAAATATTTGAATATGTTGTGAACCTGTGAACATTGAAATGTGTTGTGAAACATGTAATGTATTGTATTcgagctcttttacggtgattggcacggAACCTTGGTTCCGTCTAAATTAATTTGGGTTCCGTCTAATCTGATTTTTTGTGACCGTTGATTAAATCAAGTGATAACTACTATTTAACTGTTATCCCTCCATGTATTTGGCACGGTCAAAAATATGATCACCAGTTTTGAAAGGAAATAAATCTCGTGCCAGTTTCCAACCAATCAAAAAGAATTCTCCCAAACTGTATGGTGCGAGTCCAGATCAAAAAGAAAAATGCTCCCAAAACTTCTCTCCGACTACCTCCTCCCAGGTCTCCGACGAGCTCACTCCATAGATCTCCGACGCAGCCTCCTCCGACTAACGATGCCGCTGTGCCTGGCTCCGCCGTCCGAGCGACGCCGCCGTCATCCGGCCAGCCACCGCTGGCCTCCGATCCACACGCCCAGCCAAATCAAACACCTCCGTCTCTTCAATAGCGggattggacatcaatcctccgcgtccaagtCCGGTGGATTGCCGCCGCTGTCCTCAACGGCGGGATCGGGCCCCCAGCCTCAACAGCGGGGTCGTAGTCAGCGGCCACCGCGATTCTCGCCTGCGGGATCGGACGCCACTGCCGCAAGGTTTTACCTAATTTTGTTTGACTATTCGAAATTTGATTCGATTCACGCTTTGAATTATAGCCTGGTTTTCCTTCTCTCTGACCATCTATAATACTCTCAAATTTGTAGTGCTGAAAGAGATACACATACCACATTAGCTGCATCAGTTTTTCTGTAGAGCTTCTGCATATAGGAGTTTGAGTACCGTTGTCTCTTTATTTTCTTCTGTGCCAACATTCATGGCATTTACATATTCTAGTTTACTATCCGTTATCTACCAAACATGTCCCTGCGTGTGTACCATGATAATTGCATGGTAATCCAAACCAGTTCTGAACCAGATCCTGCTGGATCACAACTTACAAGTGCTGAATTTTCCCAGTTTTTACTGATAAAACTGAATTATCAGTACACCCTTCACATCATCACAAAGTAAAGTAGTGGATACTGACGGCTAAATTTAGAAGGGAAATCGGTATTTCTTAATGATCATACACGTACACCAAGTTATCTACCCAATCAGTAACGATCAATTAGCACTGGTCCCTGGAGTTTGCGGTCTAGCCTGACAGTACTAGTTCTTGTTCTTTGCATGGAAACTGATTGCTAGCTAGCCTGGTTTATTAAACGTGGATATCATGTGCATAGTTGTTGGAAACAAGGCTCGGATGCGTATTACATGCCCACTATTTTGTGGACATTACAAGTTCTAGCTACTCCAGTTTGCAAGATTTGTCCGTGAGGTTTCGTTATAGTAAGTGTATACTATATGACTTTGAGCAGTTCAGCAATTGACTTTAAAGTCCTTTTTCTCTTGATTGTCTTCGCTAGACTCATAGTCCCAGAGTGTATTTTTAGGCTTTGAACCTTGATGCAGGACCCGAGAAGGAAGGAGTGTGACACTTCGAGTATAGATGGCATACAAGTCCGAGAAGGAAGGAGAGACTATCTAGCTTGGATGTCGTAGAAAGGAGCTGAACTGGGGAACTTCTTTGTTCGCCAGTGTTGGTGTACACAAGTCCGAAATCTGTATCCTCGTTGTAATTATGCATTATTCAAACAGTGAGTCGGTGATATAGCTGTCAGATTTTGGAGGCATCATGTAAAGCTGGTAAacttttggtgttgatgaattgATACTTTGGAAATTTTCTTTTGTCGATGGTAAAGCTGCTATATTGAAACTTTGTTATCACTTAACATCACAATCCATGTCTTGGGTTTTAAATGTAGATTTATATGCATTATGATATTCTACTTCTATTTTAAATGTTGTGGGTGTGAAGTACTATAATGAAGCTTGTCCAGAGGGCAATGTGCAATCCGAGCTTCTGTTCCTGAAGGACCTGTCGACCTTCACTTTCGGGAAGGGCAAGTGAAGGGCTGGGCATTACCAAGACGCATATACTTCAACGGCGAGAGCCCTGCCATGCCTTCACCAGATTCGTACCCAGTGTTTCCAAGCTTCTATCCTTGATTGAAGAAGACAACATTTCTTCTTATATCTATTGGCGTCTTAGCAATGGTGGCGTTCTTGCACAATCACTTTGTGTTGGATAAATACTGCGGAAAGTCCCCACCCATTGGCAGTTGACAGCTGGCATACTGAGTTTGTGACAAGTTTAGGTTGTAGGCTCCCAACAAAATCAGGAGCAGGTGTGTTTTAGGATGTGGAGCTTAGGCATAAGAATATGCCTATCAACTCGCATCTTCTGCAGACACATCACGAGGTACAAATATTTTGAACACCATGGTTTGTTACATGTACCGAATTagaaaaaacatgaaaatttATAAGAGAATAAATTTATCAACATAGATAAAAGGCTTTTAATCGTTCGATCCTTTTGATACGTAAAAAAGTGAACTAGATGTCACTAAGAACACGGTTCGTCCACTCTAGCTAACACACATGTTGACTCGTTCATGGCGATGACCTATCTTCGTCCAAGGCTCTCGGCCCAACATCAGGTATCCTGAAGGGGCAACAACACTCCACGAATCTTCATGTGGTTCGGACGGATCCTGGCAAAAAGCATAGATAGTATTAAGATCAACATAAAAATGATGCAGGTAAAAACACTACTCGACTGCGGTGTGCCTATCACCCCAATTCACGCCGCCGGCAAGCGCCATTCACCCAACAGGTGTTTTGTGACGATGACGCACTCTTCTTCGCCAACAAATCACCACTACCGCCTCGGAAGcaatgtactaaacaagaaaaagCCCCCCCTCAAAGGTCGATTAGCTGCCATCGACTGGTATCTTGTTTTATATTACCCAGTCAGGAGCATTGTTCATCTTGCTACTTACAAATCCAATACATTAAAGAAACAAATAATGAACCCCAAGAATTACTTCTATGTCAGGTCGGTAGATCAACTGCGGAGGATTAAACATTGTGACATGCAAAACTGTGATCCCCAAATGCACTTGAGTAATCAAACAAATGGCCACCACTGCCAAACAAGAAAATGGCACAAAGCTTCAGTAATTGAAGTTCAAGACAAAGTATGAAGTGAATCTTACATCCAACCAAAGGACGCAGTGTCTTCGCCTGAAACGTGAGAACAATTTATTGTCCATAACTCTACAGTTTCATGAGCTTGTATCTCCCAGAACGAAACGAAAATCTTAGACCAAAAATAATAATGGATATGCATGCATTGACAATGCTATGTTCATATTCTATAGTCAGGTACCTGGCAAGGACCATACCGCACAAACATATTTCTATTTCCCCAATGACATCAAGAACAAATGCATCTATAGGAGAAGAACAACCTTACCGGGATGTGAAGTTgcggcgccgccgcccgctcctttCTCGCCTAGCTCCGACGGGGGACAGCCActcaacgccgccgccgctcctctcctcgccggccacgaccaacgccgccgccgctcctcccctcgCCGGCCCGGCCGTGTTGATCCAGGTTGATAaagaacgccgccgccgctcctcccctcgCCGGCCCGGCCGTGTTGATCCAGGTTGATAAAGAACGTTGCCGCCTCTGCCGCTTCCCTCCGTTGAGGGGATCGCCGGGAGAGAATGGTTGAGAGTGAGAGGATGAGAGCGACGGTGATATCAGTACATATATTTCGTTCATGAGAGATTGATGGTAGCTTTAAGATCTGTGCACAAATGCTCAATTATTTGTTGCTTTAAAATTAGTGTAGTTTCATCGGTTGCCTTGCCACTTAAAAGGACGCTCATCTTTTATAATATTCACAAAATATATTTGAGGTTCTGGTCCCACAAATTTTGGTTCCGGTCCCATATTTTTGGTTCCGTTACTTTGGTTCCGTCTATTTAACACCGTTAGATCGAGGTGGATAgacggttattaaaaatgccaaccACCGTAAAACTTGTAATTGTATTCATGTCCCCGCATTGAACTATTGTGAAAACACtatttgatccatatgcttcttaTATTTATCTGATTCATGGGTCGCCTCTTATTACAATTAATCAGCCACTACCACCCCTCCTTTCCATGGTAGTAAAGATGCAGAGTAAACCAGCCATCACCTCCATGGTCCAGATTATTTATGCCTAGTGAAAGAAGAACATGTAGCAAACCGAAACAAATATGATCAAATAagagcaaagaaaaaaaaacatgcacAACGTGGTATCTAGACAGAGAAATGATGACCTCCTAAATCTGCCCCAATATGTTTTGCTCTAGATGTGAAGCTAAGAAATCATTTAATTTGCTTTGGTGAAAATATTCCTATTTTGGTACAAAATCTGAAATCAAGTGAACAAAATTTCAAGCTCAAATACATTTTATGTGAAGAGTACAAAATGAGAGAGGATGCGACAAATGATACTACTATTCACGGACAACTTTGGAGTGTTTAATTATAAAAACGTATCTGAAGTTGCCTGAACCGAAGTTGACTGCACGAGTTAATCACAAAGGATGATTGCATAGCATAAGTTTCCAGGATGATTGCATAGCACGAGTTAATCACAAAGGATGATTACTAATATTTTGTTAATGACCTAGCTATATTAAAGTTGTGTGGTTGATCATTAGCAGAAGTAGAACAAGCCAAAAAAAAGCACTATAATAGAATCAATGTATTGCAGGTCAGACTTACCCCCAGGCGCCACTTGCACTTCACCTTCCAATTATTCTGATTCTTTTGCTGATAACTAATTGTTCTTGTTCCTGTACGATATGTGGTAAACAATTAGCTCGTCGCCAAGTAAAACCAAAAGGCTCTGATTAAGGGAAAACAAAGTTTGGGATCAACAATTAGCTCACCAAATAGCACGGTTGCAACAGGTGAAGATATGGTAAATGAGGCTATAAGGCATTGACACATCACGTTTTGCGATACATCCATCCGTTGCCGGTAACCATGTGTGACTGTTGAGGTTGCGTTGCGCCAAATACAGGTCCGTCGGATGAACAGCTACGATGGTGTCACCCCTGACACTTAGAATCCTTTCATCAATCAACAGAACATTGCCTCCGATGCTAGTTACCGGTGCAACCCTGTCAAGGGTAAGGTCAGACAGTCTGTAAACTAAAGGGTGTGTAAAGAATCCGTCTCTATACCCTATGACCAGGACTTCCGAGTCACATTCTGCCAGGTATTGAGGGACAGGCATCTTGCCGGCCGGGCATGTGGCAATCAACTTCTGCGATGGCGTTGAGGACGAAGCTGAGCCTGTCCCGTCATGCTGCGGTGGGTCGATCTGGAAAATCTGAGTGTCACCGGGGGTGACTAGTGTCAAGTGTAGGATTATCCATcatgtatagcttgccttgggatGATATTAGCCTCCAAAATGGTGAGAGCCTCCAGGGTGGAACATTCCATTGATGGTCTGTGGAAGTAGCAAAGGCTAGCATCGATATGCTATGAAGTACAATCATGACAGTGATGACTCCACCTGCACTAACACTGACGGAGGTAGCGCCGATCTTTCTAAAATACGTCCAAGTCCTTGTCACATTCAGATTGGCTCCAGGAAGACGCATGAGGGTGGCGAGTGGCGGGAGGTCTACAATGTCACCGGTGAAGGGGTGGAAGAGGCGGATGACAGTGTCTTCGTCCCGTTGCAGCAGGAGGAGGCCATCGACTGAGTCGAGGATGCAGTGGTTCCTGAAAAGCGGGAGCAGGACGCGGACGATGACGCCTGTGGAGAGGTTGAAGAAGCGGATGTAACCACGTAACTTGCCGTGGCCAGGGTGGAGGCCGTTGCCCTCGGGCAGCATCATCCACCGGCGCGGGTGGAAGCGCGGGTCGACAACCCCGCGGCCGCGTGGGCACACTGAGCTAGACCGCCAATAGGGGCAAACGGCCCGGAAGCGGACGTAGTCCATCAGGTCGCCCGCTAGCACCCTCGAACCGATCAGGCGAACCAAATCTGCCTGAAGAGACGCCCAGCTAGATGCTTCGTCCGAGATGGCAGCAGAGGCTATAAGGCGAGGGCGCTTGTTGCTGCACGGGTGCTCCATGCCGCACGCAGCCATGGCCGAACGCCGCTTTCGGCACATCGACGGTGACATGCCACTCGGCCAAATAGCAATCTTGCTGGGGAAAATAAAGATTGAAGCGAGATAGGTTTAACCATGGTGGAAAGAACGATAAATAGAATGCTTGGACAGGCAAAACGGCGTACCGGCGATGTCCAGGTTCGGCTAACAACGATGCGGCGATGCGGATCGCCGAAGATCCAGCATAGGCGATTGCTGGTGAAGGAAGGAGGGGTGAACACAACGGGATCTGGAACCCCCCCGAGGTCGGTTTGGTTTGGTTtctccttttctatttttctgttttttcctttgttttagggCTTCTCTTTTCACATCTCCTATTAGTCCTTGTTTTACTTTTTATTTCGTATTTCTTACCCGTTTCGATGAATAAATTGCACGCATATTTTAAGATGATTTTTTATGGataaaattaagcaacaaaatatTAATTGTATTATATGTACTTAGTATCGTTAGATTTATATTAAAAAAATTCTAATAATGCTAATTTTATACCGATAATCGTATATACTTAAGTAATTTTTGGTTAAAATACACACAAAACGCAAGTGTTTTATTCTTTGgaatggatcggaggaagtattaAACAACTGACTGTTTTATAATTAGGGCATGGTCACTTTTTGATTGTCTCATTTGTTTCGCTAATCTCATCGCATTCTCTCACTCCTTTTGTGTATAGCATGGCTCAATCAACGCTACCCTTTTTAGCCATTTTTTTCCCGAACTTTTCATTAGAAGCAGAAGTCATAGCGGAGAGGGCTGCCAAGTGGTTCCATCCGGTTGTTCTTTCCTTCCACCTTCACCCCTTCCCCCACCTCTATTCCACCACCATATCCCCATCCAGTTAGGGCAGACACCGCCACCTGCCCACCTCCCTCATCTCCTACGACCGTCACCGCTACCTCCCCATCCATCCCGATCTAAGCATTGTcctccaacaagctcaagatcatgagcACGCCTCTGTTAGATCGACGTGTGTCTTCCCTCGACTTCGAATCCCATCACCAGCCACCCGAGCAATTGCATGGGCCGTAACTCATCGCATGCAAAGCTACCAGCGAGGCAGCGATCGATTTCTTCTTTGACGAGTGGGGACCATGGCAATTCCTAGCGCCTTTTGTGGGCATTCGAGTACCCCCTCACGTTACTAGAAAATAATTTTATGAAACCTGGTCCACAAATTTACCTATGCAGACCAATCCTTGCAATTGACATGTTGCATAAGTTTAGATCTAATAGAAAATCTCGTATACTTTTGTCTGTTGGCCACATGTTATTTGCTGGAGTTGGTCCACAAAGATAATCGGTGAACCAGCATCCATAAAATTATTTTCCCATCGTTGGACCTAGCCCATTTCATTCCCTTTGTTTCCGTTTCTCCTGTCAGGTATCACGTGTGGACACTGGACAAGTATTGATCGGGttcaaacccaaaaaaaaaattatggatcGGACACCCTAAAAAAAGGTATCAACCGAGACTTAAAAACATCCTATCAAAAGTTTTAGAACGAAAGTACCGACTGAAGTCataaagagacttcttggcttcttgTCTTTTATGATTCTATTTCTTCTTAAGTTCAAAAAAGAATTATATTTAGTTTTCTTGCTACATTTTTTCTCTTTCAATTTTTtctaatctttttctttttttaccgCTATAATATTTCCCTTTTTTggggttttcattttatttttctatttaaggTTTTTCACTTACCTTTTCCACGAATACATGAATATTTATTAACATACATGAACATTTATTATTACTCCCaccgttcctaaatacttgtcacTGATTCAATGGACCTAGACATATGTTAGCCTACATTTTGCCTAAAACTGCGATATGTATTTAGGGCCGGAGGAGGTACATTTTTGTATTTTCAtgtttttgtcattccatttttcTGGAAGCATGAATACCTTTTGAGAAAGTGAAAATATTCATAAAATTTGAAAAAGACGTTAATGTTTTATAAAAAACGATGGTCAGATAATGTTCCACAGCattaaaaaaatcacgagttaaaaATAGTATGTTCATGGATTCAATAAATATTCACGAGTTTGAAAAAAAGTACCTTCACGGATCCAAAAAATGTTCACGGGGTTCGTACAAGTATGTTCATTGATTTGAAAAAAGTGTTCACAAGATATGAAGAAATGCACATCCGAGCATTCGAAAATATATTCACGAGTTCAAACAATTATTGATGGATTCAGAaaaaatgtgaacattgtcaacatTATACAACTTAGCTCAGTGTGAAACAAATGTGGTTGGGAACATTGTATGTTCTCTATGGGGTCAATGAAGAGAACCGTGGATTGACCCAAGCAGTTGTTGGCTAGCGAAAATGGAGGACCACAATTTGTTCTTCATTTTAAAGCTAATTAGCTCATCATTGGTACCATCTTAGTATATTTCTTTGCCTCATGGAGCAAGATGAAAATATTTTGAAGGTATGTTCATATGATTTACTAATCCATCTTTCTATGTTTATCTTGTATAGTCTATGTGTGGCTGCATTTGGACATTTCAACTTTTGTCCTCGACCATCGGAGTTTCACTAGTTTTTGGGGAGTTCTTGCTCATTTCTATATTATCTACTATTGGAGCATATGAGCATTTGAATGTGTTATGGACTTGCAAATATTTGAATATGTTGTGAACCTGTGAAGTGTGAACATTGAAATGTGTTTTGAAACATGTAATGTATTGTTTTCATGTCCCCGCATTGAACTATTGTGAAAACACtatttgatccatatgcttcttaTATTTATCTGATTCATGGGTCGCCTCTGATTACAATTAATCAGCCACTACCACCCCTCCTTTCCATGGTAGTAAAGATGCAGAGTAAAGCCATCCATCACCTCCATGGTCCAGATTATTTATGCCTAGTGAAAGAAGAACATGTAGCAAAGCGAACCAAtatgatcaaataaaagcaaagaaaaaaaacatgcaCAACGTGGTATCTACACAGAGAAATGATGACCTCCTAAATCTGCCCCAATATGTTTTGCTCTAGATGTGAAGCTAAGAAATCATTTGATTTGCTTTGGTGAAAATATTCCTATTTTGGTACAAAATCTGAAATCAAGTGAACAAAATTTCAAGCTCAAATACATTTTCTGTGAAGAGTACAAAATGAGAGAGGATGCGACAAATGATACTACTATTCACGGACAACTTTGGAGTGTTTAATTATAAAAACGTATCTGAAGTTGCCTGAACCGAAGTTGACTGCACGAGTTAATCACAAAGGATGATTGCATATCATAAGTTTCCAGGATGATTGCATAGCACGAGTTAATCACAAAGGATGATTACTAATATTTTGTTAATGACCTAGCTATATTAAAGTTGTGTGGTTGATCATTAGCAGAAGTAGAACAAGCCAAAAAAAAGCACTATAATAGAATCAATGTATTGCAGGTCAGACTTACCCCCAGGCGCCACTTGCACTTCACCTTCCAATTATTCTGATTCTTTTGCTGATAACTAATTGTTCTTGTTCCTGTACGATATGTGGTAAACAATTAGCTCGTCGCCAAGTAAAACCAAAAGGCTCTGATTAAGGGAAAACAAAGTTTGGGATCAACAATTAGCTCACCAAATAGCACGGTTGCAACAGGTGAAGATATGGTAAATGAGGCTATAAGGCATTGACACATCACGTTTTGCGATACATCCATCCGTTGCCGGTAACCATGTGTGACTGTTGAGGTTGCGTTGCGCCAAATACAGGTCCGTCGGATGAACAGCTACGATGGTGTCACCCCTGACACTTAGAATCCTTTCATCAATCAACAGAACATTGCCTCCGATGCTAGTTACCGGTGCAACCCTGTCAAGGGTAAGGTCAGACAGTCTGTAAACTAAAGGGTGTGTAAAGAATCCGTCTCTATACCCTATGAACAGGACTTCCGAGTCACATTCTGCCAGGTATTGAGGGACAGGCATCTTGCCGGCCGGGCATGTGGCAACCAACTTCTGCGATGGCGTTGAGGACGAAGCTGAGCCTGTCTCGTCATGCTGCGGCGGGTCGATCTGTAAATCTGAGTGTCACCGGGATGAGTAGTGTCAAGTGTGGGATTATCCATcatgtatagcttgccttgggatGATATTAGCCTCCAAAATGGTGAGAGCCTCCAGGGTGGAACATTCCATTGATGGTCTGT includes these proteins:
- the LOC124671624 gene encoding uncharacterized protein LOC124671624, with amino-acid sequence MAACGMEHPCSNKRPRLIASAAISDEASSWASLQADLVRLIGSRVLAGDLMDYVRFRAVCPYWRSSSVCPRGRGVVDPRFHPRRWMMLPEGNGLHPGHGKLRGYIRFFNLSTGVIVRVLLPLFRNHCILDSVDGLLLLQRDEDTVIRLFHPFTGDIVDLPPLATLMRLPGANLNVTRTWTYFRKIGATSVSVSAGGVITVMIVLHSISMLAFATSTDHQWNVPPWRLSPFWRLISSQGKLYMMDNPTLDTSHPR